The Medicago truncatula cultivar Jemalong A17 chromosome 7, MtrunA17r5.0-ANR, whole genome shotgun sequence genome includes the window ttttcaaaaacccctcttaaaatccctacattggCTAGCACTGTTCTCTTGTTACTCTCTGGAAAACTTGTATTTTGAGTAGTCtttttggcacaccttgtgctgaAGCAATTACTGTggttttgttaatataattcattttggcttgttaaaaaatataggaaaaattacactttaagtcccttaacttaatttcaggtaacagtctgatcctttatctttttttcatttcaatttggtctttttttatccattttcatatgaatctTTAAGCCCCATTTGAAAGAGTATTATGTGCATTACTTTGAAAACATTAATCTCACTGAGAATTCATGACAATTGTTTACagcaaatagtttttttttttttggagttaaCAGCAAATAGTTATAACGACAAcatgtttataaataaattccttaaaaaaaaaacatgtttataaaattgattGGCATATTATTCATTTATCGATTTTCTTAACATACGTGAAATATCCTCAAACGTCACTTATTTTAGAACAAACATACtctcaatataaaaaattataagtaaatataattttaaaagtcaaatatatttagtctaaattttatatcaaatacatttgacttttaagactattttgcttttattttggtaATGTGTAAATTAATACTTCCTCcgatcttatttataagaaatatttgactattttgatttattcataaatgatgtatttagtcAATATTCTAGACAAGATACATGAATTactcaataaatctaaaaagtcaaatttttcttataaataagttCGGAGGGAgtaatcaaaattattaaatatgttCACATTCTCATAAATACGTTCACATTTTACATAAATACGTTCACATTCAACAAAGCTTAATAAATACCCTTTCTAGGATTATACTCCATGTACCAATATCATTTTctcatattaataataaaaaaaataaaaataaaaaagttcttGTGTTTCATGTCTAGCATTTTCTCATCCATGCTTAATGCCATGTACCAATATCATTTTCCTCATCCCACACCTTTCCTATACAATTTTCAAAGACCTCCACCAACTATTGCATTTAGAAAtcttcaaatcaaatcaacGAAATACCAAAGAGTGGTTCCACAATGCCATGTAATTCTTTCCTCCCTTGAACTTCATAtgcatataatttaattttgatttttttgatttttctaaaatatatttgtgcTTAAATTTTATACTACTTTGATTGGAATTGATCAATATATGTTTGTGCTTTAATGAGGTTAATGTTTCAATTTAGTTGTTGttcatatataaaattaacaatttttgcTCCATTTGGAGATATGtgtttaactaaaaaaaatattattttcatggaCCATGTGCTTTGATGAATGTTactttggattagcttatttacAATTGCATAAGTCCTTCAATAGACAtacatcaaaaaaaattatttgcatcACCAATATTTGTTTGACATGATAGTATTTTATGTGCAGATATGGAAGACATGTTGCAGACCAATTTCAATTGTAGTGaaccaattatttattttgcttttttcttctctttctctattAACAAGAATGTAAGGAAAAGGCATGAGATATCATGGTTCCCCTAACCTAGGCAGTGAAAACTCCTAGGTCGTCCACCAACAAATTTTCCACAATCCAGTCTTTTTTAAGAATAATCTCCCACAATCCAGTTTTTGGTGGTAGAGAAAAATATAAGTGCAGAAGTAATTCACATAATCAACTTCTTTAGGGGAAGTGATTCAACGACATAATCATATGTTCGATTTAcaaataattatgattaaagtcaatttcttttttaatttttttaacagatgttattgattgattgtaatatatctttatattatattgacggtgtatatgaattaaatcaattcgcatattttaatttttaatcattGAAATGTGTCTTGCCATCTCCTTTTAGTACATATGTAGAACTCCGAGTCACGTAAAGGTAATATGGAGTTTATTTTATggaatatataataataagttAAGGGGTACTCCAACCCTTATTCAAAGTACAAGGGTAAACTACTATATGTGACCCCATAACAACCACCATGAAAAATGATTaggcatataaaaaaaatgataatcaaAATTCAGGGTGGGAATTTATCCTATAACTCATCATTTGTCTATCTAATTCATCCACTCATTAATCTATCCAACGACCAAACAATTTATTAATAGTTTTGATCCCCGTTTCATAATATggatacaaaataaatatttttttcgtaaaattaatagttttttttttttcttcattccaATGGATCAACTAAAATCACAACATAAATCCAAAGGATACAAAATAAAAACCTGGAAAAAATGGAGAAACTATAAGAAGTGGAGCTTTAAGAAGTGGATTAAGAGTCCTTTGAAATGCATTGCACAAGATCTAGTCTCCAAAGTTTGAAACTCCACCCAATTATTTCTTCATAGTCAGAGCTAATCAAGAGTTATATTAGGTCTAATATTCATAATGAACAAATTGCAACTGATCTGATTTAACTCAGTAATTACTTTagcaatgaaaattaaatttagtttgTCACAACAAAAATGATTGGTTGCCAAGTCCTCGATTGTTACAATAGAGGAACTTGATTGTGAATAGGTTTGTCTAACTACCTTAGAACGGGTTTCATAACCACCTGCCAGTTTTCTTGGCTTGTTGtctctttcaatttttctttcaatttttggaTAGATATGGTGTAAAACTAGCCTCTTCTCAATCCCCCCATCCACTTTATCTCCCCATAATTTTACAAGTACTTCAATACTTTACAAGTACTATTATGTAATTCATGGTCATTAATTTGTATTTACCTCATAATTGTTTGGTACTTGTTTATTCTTACAATCTTCTGAATCATGAACGTCCTTATTATCAGAAAAAATGACTTACAAAAGAATACATAGACGAGGGCAAAGAACTTGACTCAATaattccaaatatatatatatatatatatatatatatatatatatatatatatatatatatatattaatttttgctaaaataatatataacgTTCAATGGAGAAGGACTTATGAAGCACCAAAATGGACGACGACGAGCTCAATTCATCTACACAACGGATCTCAAGCCAACAAAATTGTTTTCCTAGGTCTAGGAGGATCAGTCCTCTAATTGAATTGGGATGCGACGATTAACCCGAGAGGTAACCTGAACTTGGTCCCCACACAGAGGATTCTCGACAGCTATGTCTCAAGGGAGTCCGAGATTACATTTAGCAAGTATCGGATAAAATCATCAAGGGTCTCCAAAAATAGAAGGTTTCACCCAAGAttaaatttatcatattttagtAGCACTCTCTTAAGCCCACACTGACTTAAACATCCGAGTATGTGCAGGTACGTACACCACCCTCCTTCAGTGGAGAAGGACTCATGAAGGACCACAACGGACGACGACAGACTTAATCCCACTACACAACAGATCATCTCAACCCAACATAACCATTTTCCTAGGTCCAGGAGGATCGTCCTCAATTTTTATTGGGACGGGACGAGTAACTCGAGGGGTACCCTAAACTCGTTTCACGTTTCCATTATGTCCTTGtcattcctttatatatttttctttacatcGGGTCAGACCTTACCCTATGCATTATTGTTGAGATGAGTTGTAAGACATAGTCATATTTTGTACAACCCTATAAGACAATATGACCAAACATTTTTAAGctttttactcaaaaataaattcaagtGTAAAACGTAAAAGATACACGACAATTGAGTGCACTCAtctcaaacaaaataataaattaatttacatattatttatttaccaaCAAAATTATTAATGTGACAACAGAGATTCGATAACCCCTCTTCTTGAAATAATTCACACACCCTTACTAACaagatagataaaaaaaattgttcaaaaagaaaaagatagctagaaaataataaatttaaaaagtttttatgaCCATTGACCGAATTAAAGACAATTATATAATTCTTACTCATAAATTTCTTACtatgtttattaaataatatgttatAAGGTTATATTCATATTTATAGTAGGTAACTATATtattctttaaatatttttgactgcaatatttaaaaagaaaataataaagacaataaatttttcaatttgaccgaaaataaaaagaatatatttttttttaattttttttcctatcttATCTCTTGAGATAGactaaatatgattttaattaataacaattACTACCAACACTATATTATAAGATATTGCATGGTTTCCTTGATATCAATATATAGCGCATAGTTGTGTTCACTTTTcacatcacaaaaataaaaactcctAGTGTACTCGCACAttattcacaaaaaagttcTAACTCTAATAACAGAGTTTCAATCAACCCTCTTCTTGGTATAGCATACTCCCTTACTAAGAAGATATCCAGgcataatgtattttttatttaaattagttcAAATTTACtaattacaaatttttattattttttatgtgttgcttttttatcttcttcagatttttcatccaaaaaatCTCATGGCTTTCACTACCTCAACCCTAGCTGAAAAGAAGAACAAGGTTTTGTTCATATTGGGTGCAACAGGAACTGGGAAAACTAAACTTTCCATCAACTTGGGTACTCATTTCCCTGCTGAAATTATCAACTCTGACAAGATTCAAGTCTATAAGGGTCTTGATATTGCCACAAATAAGGTACCGGAATCTGAACGATGCTCGATTCCGCATCATATATTAGGCATCATCGATGATCCTGAATATGATTTTACTATGAATGATTTCTGCAACCACGTGCTTGAATCCTTAGATCTGATAACTGGCAAAGGACACCTACCTATTATTGTAGGAGGGTCCAATtcttatctaaaaaaattagttgaggACCCAGCCATttcatttctttcaaaatatgattGTTGTTTCATTTGGGTAGACGTGTCTTTGCCTACTCTCTATCAATATGTAGGCAAAAGAGTTGATGAAATGGTCCAGGCAGGGATGGTTGATGAGATTCGAGAATATTTTGTACCTGGGGCAGATAACACAAAGGGAATTAGAAGGGCTATTGGGGTTCCTGAGCTCGATTCTTTTTTTGCgatagaaaagaaaagttgCATTGGTGATGCTATAAAGGAAAAGATACTGAAGGAAGCTATTGAAAACACCAAACAGAACACTTGCATACTGGCTAAAAATCAACTCTCGAAGATCCAGAACATGGCTCGTATGCTCGGATCGATGGTGTACAAAATTGATTCAACTGAAGTCTTTGAGGCCCTTTTAAGGGGAGAAGATTATAAACATGTGCATCAAGAGAGCGTGATTAAGCCAAGCAAGGAGATAGTGAAGAGATTCCTGGAGGAGACGACTGACGAATTTGgatatgaaaaatattcaaatgaaaATGGGAAACATGCACCCAATGTTGTTTGAAACATTGGAGCTAAAATTAGATAAAaagaattttgtttatttttatttgggtatAAGAATTAGTTTTCGTGATAAGAGAAACTTGGTTGTCTTCCccttaataaaaatttaaaattattgtcGTATTTTCCCGTGGGAATAATTTTAAGGTGGGTTGGGTTTTAAGGATGTTGTTATCTTTTTGTAATTGataatacataaaataaaataaaatgtaaaattagttggatttttacaaaaaattaagatatgCTTTTTTCTTATGAACTATAtacttgatttataattttCAGTCTTGGTTGTTATTTTTCATCTTGTAATGAATAATATTAACTTTTGCGCaataaattcaaacaacaaGACTTAAAAGATTAACGGGAGCTTTAATACatggtacactcacaaattaaaatacactcgtacttttgttttttaaatcaataaattaacgacaattttcataaaataaaatgttattttttaatttttatactttaaaaaatataatttcataagaaaaatattattttattgtttatataatcatactaaattttttatattttatctaaacaataatcaatattcactgGTATGAGTAATTTAAATTCAAAGAAATTCCtcttgaataaaaataaattttatttcacgaatattttggtaaatgatatttagttttttttacgaaagtaaatgatatttaattattgtataactgtaattgatataaaataatattacaaaaaaaaaaactcacttaactattaaattaaataataagaatGTACCGGTACATATTAAATATCTAAAGGTGCGAttgatatgttaaaaaaaaaaaaagacataacaAAGCAACTCAACTAAGGGCATGAGACATGACAGAAACTGAATTTTATGTCACTCACTAAATCACaacataacttaaaaaaaaaaacaaaacatgtagCTGCGGCCATCCTTGAACATTTGTGGCATTGCACATGACATGGGCATGAGCGGTCTCaagtacaagttgtctaaaatatcaaaatagttttttatttttgtccacAAAATAGTTTGTTTTGTCTTGTGTTGTATTGTTATATTCTATGTTGTTATGTCAAGTACATATATTTTAGCATATCAAACACATCATAAGTGTACTACataaattacctttttttttttttttgtaagaaagTAGAAATTACCATgtaaacccaaaaaataaacttttttttatcaacaaatatataagtaacattaatatgatttatttaaggGAACTTTTTTCAAACATTGAAATGCAATCTAAATTGAAGgtgaatatatgtttttttaatttttttgtgggGAAATCAAAGATGAATGttataaaattgagtttttttaatagatGTAAGTCATTTATATGTAATCGAGTTAGAGCTTAATATTAATTGTTGTTACCATTTTGTAACCTCGATAGATTGAAGCCTCtaggttttgatgatgttttatGCCTTTGGTGTTGTagatttgttgtttttagttGTTGATTAGTTTACTTTTTTACAAGTTTTTAGACTGTACAAAGCACCCTAGTGAATCTAGAATTCTTTATCAAAGTGTATCACCTGTCTCTTTTTCAAATTTGCATTCCTTGTGTCCTGAATAAGTTTGTTCTGCTCTCTGACTTCTTATGAATCATATCACTCGTatagtgaatcgattcaaactTGTATcgtatcattttttatttgaaacgATTCATCTAACTCTTTGACATtgtctgaatcgattcaaacaTGTTTTGAATCGTATCAAACACCTTCTGGTAGTTAGCCGTAATAAGAGACCAAATTCTCATACCACTTGTTGGTCTATATGGCTATTAGGTTACCAAGCTAGAGGGggggatttttgaaaagtttttccggagttttattgaaaatcaattttaacaaGATTGACTATTGGAATCGTGCTCGAATAATCACaaacaatgaatcaaaaaaacaaatatatgtgCAATAAGATTTAATCTTAGAATTTAGAGATTCAAGATACAAATCTTATTATACAATCAAACTTTAATCAACCTTGAATAGTGTACAAAACTTATAATaatttcaaaccaaacctaaGGGAACAAAAATACTATGCTATCAAATCAAAACACAATACATGTGTGATTGAAGAATTGAATAGATTTTGCTTTCAATTGATCTAAGCAAATTATATAAAAcctaattcaatgaattagatttattttcaatgaaaagcAATTTAGATCAACACTAGcaattatcttaaaaattattcaattaatcgCATGCAATAGTAAAAAGTAAAGAGGATAGGGAAGAGAACACTACTAAAAAATCTGTGTTTTGGGACGGAATTTTGGGACGGAAGCTTATCTGTCTGAATTTTTCGGACGGATTTAGGACGGTTTTAAAGGAGCGAAATTTTCGTCCCGTATAAAATTTTTATAACATGTTCAAACAAGGATTTTTCCCATGAATTTCGCAcgaatttccttaaaaattcTATATCCAGCGTATCCACGTCAAAATTTCCCTCTGTGTTGCTTCCTCTCATAACTAGATTTACTCTTCCATAACCCtaaaatcaatttcacaatCAATTTCTCAAACTCTTCAATCAATTCCTTCCAAGAACTTGTACCACTTCTCAAGCTCTTCAAGGTTAGCTTCTCTTCTCTTCAGATTTGAGgttctcagtttttttttttttttaatttctcaagCTTTTCAAGGTATTACCATTCACTCTCTCTATTATAATATATGTTCTTTTCAACAAATCAACCATGTTCCCATAAACTTGTGCCTGATTCTTTGTTCAATTTCagggtttattttgttttatttattaggGTTTTTAGTGTGCTTAACTACCTAGACCTAGATTCATGTTTGATGTTGAAATATATTGTGGGTTTTGTGCGTTTTTGCTGTTCCAATTGGGTGTATGTTGTGGTTTCTGTTTTATTGGCCTGTTCCAACAGTTACTAATTATGTGGTTTGCATTTTTGCTGTTCTTGAGTTGCTGTTTATTAGGACTATATATCTTATTGGGATCTTTGGCTAGATTTACACCCTTATGTATTCAAAACCTGAGTACTAGAATGCTAATTTCTTGAATGGTGTTGagatattttaacaaaataacgTTGAACTATTGTAGTTTATGTTGAACTTTGTTGTGTTTTGTGCTGCTCATGTGTGATGATTTCAAATATTTGGTCTATTTTAGAGTTAAAATACCTTTAAGAATGTTTATTTGTTAATGTTTcttattttactttcttttttagttACTGGTTCTACTCatgacattaaattaaattgcagGAAAGAATTGTTGCTTCAACGAGTCACGTGTGGCTTATTATCTTGAACAAGAACCTCACCCATCATCCTCCAAAAGATTGAACCACCTTTTCCAGAGTATGTTCCATATTCCGTTATCTTCAATTGGTTTCTTTATGTGAGAATTCTGTTGTGACTTTTCTATCTATTCATGGGGGCTGTTTTCAATTAGCAGTGGTAAATATAGCTATagtcatttgatgttgttg containing:
- the LOC25497789 gene encoding adenylate isopentenyltransferase 5, chloroplastic; amino-acid sequence: MAFTTSTLAEKKNKVLFILGATGTGKTKLSINLGTHFPAEIINSDKIQVYKGLDIATNKVPESERCSIPHHILGIIDDPEYDFTMNDFCNHVLESLDLITGKGHLPIIVGGSNSYLKKLVEDPAISFLSKYDCCFIWVDVSLPTLYQYVGKRVDEMVQAGMVDEIREYFVPGADNTKGIRRAIGVPELDSFFAIEKKSCIGDAIKEKILKEAIENTKQNTCILAKNQLSKIQNMARMLGSMVYKIDSTEVFEALLRGEDYKHVHQESVIKPSKEIVKRFLEETTDEFGYEKYSNENGKHAPNVV